The stretch of DNA AACCCTTCTCCCGCCGGGAGAAGGTGGCCGAAGGCCGGATGAGGGGCGCGGCCGACTCGTCTCCGCGCTGAAATTCACGGCGATCGATAACTAAAAGGACAGTGGGAAAGTAGCCATGCGCGGGGCGCCCCTCATCCGGCCGCTGCGCGTCCACCTTCTCCCGCCGGGAGAAGAGCTCGAACTACTCGAACGTCCGCCGATTCTGCTTCTTCGCGCTGTCGCGACGTTTGCCTTCCAAGCGACGCTCTTTCGAGCCCTTGCTCGGCTTCGTCGGGCGGCGTTTCTTCGGTGCGACGGCGATACTTACCAGCATTTCGCGCACTTTCTCGAAGCAGTCTTCGATGTTGCTCGGCTGGTCGCGATGTCGGTCGCTGGTGATGACGAGCTCCCCTTCGGTCGTGAGCCGGGAAGCGAACTTCGCCAAGAAGCGGGCTCGCACGGGCTCGGGCAGGCTCGGCGTGCGGGTCGGGTCCCAGCGCATCACGGCTTTCGAGTTCACCTTGTTCACGTTTTGTCCGCCGGGCCCGGAACTGCGAACGTAGGTGAACTCGAACTCCGCGCGCG from Planctomycetia bacterium encodes:
- the arfB gene encoding aminoacyl-tRNA hydrolase; the protein is MLVVAPHIRIPRAEFEFTYVRSSGPGGQNVNKVNSKAVMRWDPTRTPSLPEPVRARFLAKFASRLTTEGELVITSDRHRDQPSNIEDCFEKVREMLVSIAVAPKKRRPTKPSKGSKERRLEGKRRDSAKKQNRRTFE